Proteins from a single region of Neomonachus schauinslandi chromosome 10, ASM220157v2, whole genome shotgun sequence:
- the PROKR1 gene encoding prokineticin receptor 1: MEITAGVMDEDASNTSTTFLSVPAPPGAHAASFPFNFSYGDYDMPLDEEEDVTNSRTFFAAKIVIGMALVGIMLVCGIGNFIFIAALARYKKLRNLTNLLIANLAISDFLVAIVCCPFEMDYYVVRQLSWEHGHVMCASVNYLRTVSLYVSTNALLAIAIDRYLAIVHPLRPRMKYQTATGLIALVWMVSILVAIPSAYFTTETVLIIVKSQEKIFCGQIWPVDQQIYYKSYFLFIFGIEFVGPVVTMTLCYARISRELWFKEVPGFQTEQIRKRLRCRRRTVLVLMCILTAYVLCWAPFYGFTIVRDFFPTVFIKEKHYLTAFYVVECIAMSNSMINTLCFVTIKNNTIKYFKKIVLLHWKSSYNGSKSSADLDLKTTGVPATEEVDCIRLK, from the exons ATGGAGATCACAGCAGGGGTCATGGATGAGGACGCCAGCAACACCTCCACCACCTTCCTTTCTGTGCCGGCCCCCCCTGGAGCCCACGCTGCTTCCTTCCCATTCAACTTCAGCTATGGTGACTATGATATGCCTTTGGATGAAGAGGAAGATGTGACCAATTCCCGTACTTTCTTTGCTGCCAAGATCGTCATTGGCATGGCCCTAGTGGGCATCATGCTGGTCTGTGGCATTGGCAACTTCATCTTCATTGCTGCTCTGGCCCGCTATAAGAAGCTGCGCAACCTTACCAACCTGCTCATCGCCAACCTGGCCATCTCTGATTTTCTGGTGGCCATTGTCTGCTGCCCCTTTGAGATGGATTACTACGTGGTGCGGCAGCTGTCCTGGGAGCACGGCCATGTCATGTGCGCCTCTGTCAACTACCTGCgtactgtctctctctatgtctccaCCAATGCCCTGCTGGCCATCGCCATCGACAG ATATCTGGCCATTGTCCACCCGCTGAGACCCAGGATGAAGTATCAAACAGCCACTGGCTTGATTGCCTTGGTGTGGATGGTGTCCATCCTCGTCGCCATCCCTTCCGCCTACTTCACAACTGAAACGGTCCTCATCATCGTCAAGAGCCAAGAGAAGATCTTCTGTGGCCAGATCTGGCCAGTGGACCAGCAGATCTACTACAAGTCCTACTTCCTCTTCATCTTTGGCATCGAGTTCGTGGGCCCCGTGGTGACCATGACCCTGTGCTACGCAAGGATCTCCCGGGAGCTCTGGTTCAAGGAGGTGCCAGGCTTCCAGACGGAGCAGATCCGGAAGAGGCTGCGCTGTCGCAGGAGGACGGTGCTGGTGCTCATGTGCATCCTCACCGCCTACGTGCTGTGCTGGGCGCCCTTTTATGGCTTCACCATCGTGCGCGACTTCTTCCCCACCGTGTTCATCAAGGAGAAGCACTACCTCACCGCCTTCTACGTGGTCGAGTGCATCGCCATGAGCAACAGCATGATCAACACGCTGTGCTTCGTGACCATCAAGAACAACACCATCAAGTACTTCAAGAAGATCGTGCTGCTCCATTGGAAGTCTTCTTACAATGGGAGTAAGTCCAGTGCAGACCTCGATCTTAAAACCACAGGGGTGCCAGCCACGGAGGAGGTGGACTGCATCAGACTGAAATAA